A region of the Callithrix jacchus isolate 240 chromosome 10, calJac240_pri, whole genome shotgun sequence genome:
GCTCCAGGATGAAGCCTTCCTGGTGGAATCTGAGGCCAGATACCCAGCAGACCAGGGTGTGTGTTTTAACTCCAAGAGCCTTGGCGACTCTGGTGATGGAGAGAACTCTGGAGCTCAGTAAACTTGGGCCAACATGGTGGCCTCTTCCTGTTGCTCCCATGTTGCTTCCCTGGTCTACCTCTGTGACGCTCCAGGTCTGACCTTTCTGGATCTGGAAGCCTTTCTGGATCTTTAATCCTCTACCCTGCCTCTCTGAAATGCACACAAATTACTTTGACGTTTTTCCAGCTTCCTCTAGTTCACAGGACTGAGGGTTCAGCTTTTCAGTCCACTACGTTGTACATGTCTCTGAATGTACCTTCACCTGAGTTAGGCAGGGAGCtccctgaggctggagtgaggccttattcaactctgtgccaggcagaacctggtgcctggtgaggaatggatggatgggttgcAGGGATGGAtgggagggagggcgggagggacACAGGAAAgagggaatgagagaaagaaacaagaaaagagaagggaagggaagaagaatgaatggatgtatggatggaaacaagggaggaaggagagagaaaagaagggagggagggtgagtGGCTGGATTGGTGTATGAATGGATTTAAGAAAGGATGAATGGATGGCAGGGAAGGAGagtggaaaggaggaagggaggatgaTGTGCTGATAGGCCAGCTGgggtggctcttacctgtaatcccagcactttgggaggtcaagacaggaggcTCGcgtgaggcaaggagttcaaaaccagcctggataacataaagagaccccatctctacaaaataaaaacaaacaaataattaattaattaattaaaaacagaaaggaggGACAGGTGGGTGGAAGGAAGGATGTATGTGGACCGCACTTGACAGTGGCTTAGGAGACAGTTTTCTGAAAATTGCGCAATGCTCTAGAACCAGCAGGACTAGCAGTGCCCGGTTGGCATAGCTTGGGCAGATCTCTTCCTGCATCTGGGCCTCAGGTCCCCAACCATAGCATGTGGTGTCTCAGAGCAGATCACATGTAAAGGCTGCCCTCACTCCATCATTCTGAGGTGCCAGCTTTGTCGCTTCCCTTTGCTCCAAACTTCCCCCAACACAGAATGTAGTTTGGAAGGTCCATGTGATACTTGGTTTTCAGATCCTTCCAGGTTACATGTCAGGCCCTGTGACCACGGTTAATCCAAACAAGACTGTTCTGGACTTGCAGGGACCCCCTTGGTGGGGGAAGAGCATCACTGCCACCAAGGCAGCCTCTAGGAGCAGCATGGCTGCCTCCTGCACTGACACAGGGTGTGACCTCAGGCCTCCTCCAAGTGACCTATGAGGGCAGGTCAGAGAACAAAGGTGTCACCCCTTACAGTCTGTAACCCAGAACTGCCTCCTGGAGATGGCACTGTTTTGGCCATGGCTAGGCAGAGGGGTGGGGTGCAGTGAGGACATGCAGGCAGGAGTGACTCTCTGGGCCCCTGGTAGAGGGCAGACTGGCAGGGGCTCATCCTCCCAGAGCAGGGCCAAGGGAGGCCACAGTATATTAGAGTCCCAGTGGGCCTGGCAGGAGACTGTAAGAAGAGACCTTGTCCCAGAATCCAGTCTGAGCAGGAAGGTTTGAAACCCAGAAAGCTGCTTGATTCTGTCTGCTTGGCACTCATGCCTGCTGCAGCCTGAGAACCGCAGGAGATCATTAAATGGGGCCCCCAAACCGAACCAAAGGGTTTCCCGAATCTTACTGCAGGGagcccagggccagagcaggtgGTTCTGGACAGGCAGGGCGATCCTGGCCATTTCCTTCTCACTGGTGCTATCTGAGAGAGCAGGTGTCCACACATATTTGGGAGGCCCCAGGCCTCCAGcagcttcttcctccctcccacttgCACCCCACCCTAGGGCTGGAAAGGAGTCAAGCAGAGCCTATGGGTCATGGCACCTTTGGGAACCCTGGTCCAATTCTCTTCCTGATGCCTGAACCCTCAAACAGTCTCTCTGACAAAAGATCATTCGGTCTCTATTTGAGTACCTCCAAGGACAGGGAACTCACTACTATGAGCACTACTACTCAATACTATGAGTTCCCTGTCCTTGGAGGTACTCAAATAGAGGCCGAATGATATTTTGTGAGAGATCTTTTGGCAAAATGATCTTTTGCAGTGCAAGTTCCTAGAAGACAGAGGGGGTAAATTTTAAAAGGCTAAGACCTTGGGGAAGACGTACATTTTCTTCAGCTCTAGGCAGAATGGAGCTTGAAAGAGACCACATGAGGGAGGCACAGACCCATGAAAAAGAGCAAAGAGACTGGAGTAGGGAGAACAAGTGGAGGTCTGGCCTCTGAGGGGCTTCATTCCACTATAGCTGCCCCCTCTCATTTCTCTGCAAACTGCAGCCCCAGCAGGTGGTGTCACTTTTATTGGGCAGGGTAGCTAAATGCCTTCACAAATCCACTCCAAATCAGTGGCTAAACACAATGGAAGTTTGTTTCCCACTCAAGTAACAGTTCAATGTGGGTATTTAACGATGTCTtttcagggacccaggctccttCCCTCTGTAGCTCTGCTAGTGGCTGGGGCTTCCACATTTAGCTGGGATAGGGGGAAGAAGAGAGCAtggaagatggaggaggagggTTCTAGAGCCTGCCCTGGCAGTCGTGCACGCCCCCCGTGGAGGGAAATGTGGTGGGAAATGTGGTATGTCGTGCTGCAGGGGGCCTGGTACAGGCATCTTGCCCCCCGCCCCCATCCCGCCTGGCCCTGGCACTGGACAGGCAACCCAGCCTTCTCACTCCCCGCTCTGGGTGGGCCTCCCCCTGACACTGTGTCTTTCTCCCCACAGTATGTGGCCTTCGCTTCCCTCTTCTTCATCCTGGTCTCCATCACCACCTTCTGCCTGGAGACCCATGAGCGCTTCAACCCCATCGTGAACAAGACAGAGATCGAGAACGTTCGCAATGGCACGCAAGTGCGCTACTACCGGGAGGCGGAGACGGAGGCCTTCCTCACCTACATCGAGGGCGTCTGCGTGGTCTGGTTCACCTTCGAGTTCCTCATGCGTGTCGTCTTCTGCCCAAACAAGGTAGAGTTCATCAAGAACTCGCTCAACATCATTGACTTTGTGGCCATCCTGCCCTTCTACCTGGAGGTGGGGCTGAGCGGCCTGTCCTCCAAGGCCGCCAAGGACGTGCTGGGCTTCCTGCGCGTCGTCCGTTTCGTGCGCATCCTGCGCATCTTTAAGCTGACCCGCCACTTTGTGGGCCTCCGGGTCCTGGGCCACACGCTCCGCGCCAGCACCAACGAGTTCCTGCTGCTCATCATCTTCCTGGCCCTGGGCGTGCTGATTTTCGCCACCATGATCTACTACGCCGAGAGGATAGGGGCGCAGCCCAATGACCCCAGCGCCAGTGAACACACGCACTTTAAGAACATCCCCATCGGCTTCTGGTGGGCCGTGGTCACCATGACGACCCTGGGCTACGGAGACATGTACCCGCAGACGTGGTCCGGCATGCTGGTGGGGGCCCTGTGCGCGCTGGCGGGCGTGCTAACCATCGCCATGCCCGTGCCCGTCATCGTGAACAATTTCGGGATGTATTACTCCTTAGCCATGGCTAAGCAGAaactaccaaagaaaaaaaagaagcatattcCGCGGCCACCGCAGCTGGGATCTCCCAATTATTGTAAATCTGTCGTAAACTCTCCACACCACAGTACTCAGAGTGACACATGTCCGCTGGCCCaggaagaaattttagaaattaacagAGCAGGTAGGAAACCTCTTAGAGGCATGTCGATCTGACCTTTCACCTCCGCCCCCTGTAGCGATGATTCCAGATCCAGTCAGACTGCTTCCTTAGTTCCGTGGGTGACCCCGGACCCCGCACTCAGTCTTGAGGTGTGGAGCCTGGGGGCCCAGGGAGATGCTGGGTGGCCACCTTCAGAAGGCGAGAGAGCCTGCTAGAGGAACCTCACTGGTGCCCCTGGGTAAGGAGGTTGACGCGGTTGGTCTCATGATGTTCTGAAGAGACGACGCGGCCCACCAGGTTGCCGAGGACTAACTTAGCAGGAGCCGGGGCGGGGCTCTGCTCGGCGGGGCCGGAGTCCGGCGTGAGTCTCTGACTCAGGCTACTGACCCGGTGTTGGAACAGGGCAGGGGTGGGTGTGATTTGGATATGCCAGACAGCCTTTGATCTGGTCCTTACCACGGCTCCCTTCAGGCTGTGTAGACGGCAGAGATGGTGCATGGGATCTGGGCAGGAGGGTCCCTTGCAAAGGCAGGAGCAAGGCTTCTCACCCCCAGCAGAGCCTGTCTCCATAGCTGAGTAGAATTTCTGCCCTGATTCGGGCTGCCCAGCTCGAGGTCCTTCCCAGGAGATGTCTGTAGCCCTCCGTGACAAGCTTACTTACCCCATAGCATGCTGAACCAACTCATCTTACCACCACTCTAGAGTTTAGCCTTTATCTTTAGGAACCTGTCGGAGTGACTCTAGCTTTCACGTTGTCTGTTTGGGTTGATGGTCGAGTGGGAGTTTCCGGTGACCTGATGGAAGCGGCTGCTGAGCAAAGGACTAGAGGGGGCCGCCATCCTGGGCAGCTTAGATGAAAGCACCATAGACCAGCAACAGCCTCCCACCGAGGGTTCTCCCCGTGTCCGGCGGTAGGGACTGCAGCAGCAATATAGACATCCAACCAGTGTACAACACTTTCCCGTGAATTCACTGGGGGccgggaggggggaggggggcatGAAACAATACTAGTCACCGTGGGATATATTCTAATATTCCATGGCTAGTGGTTCGTTATGGGACTATCTCAGTTTTATGAGAACCTGCACACAGCACATAAAGTTGATCATGGGGCTCTGGTCCGAAGATATAAAGCCCATAGTCTACCTCTACCCATGGAATACCATCGGCTTATTCTGTGGACACAGGGATTTCAGAGGAACAGATGACCCAGACAAGAATGACAGCACTGAGTAAGATGGAGGGCCTGGGCAAGCGGGAGGTTGACGTGAGAGTGAGGTGGCATTTAGTCTATGAAGGACCTCCGCACACCCAGGTCTGGCAGGGGGCTCAGGCTAGCTCAGCCCCAGGTGGGGAAGTTTCCCCCGCGTTTGGGTGGCCTCCCCCAGTGGATGCTTTTCTTCCCTGCTATTATGCTCTCTGACCCACCACCCCATCCCGACCCTCTCCTGGCTTTACCCCACAGCTATGCTGGCCCGAGCACTACCCGCAAGGCCCACTTCTTTGCCCATGGGGGCTTTCACCAGCCCTTTCACCCTGCTCCATAACCTCCCGTTCCTGGGAGTTCTGTAGGTACCTGAGAGGAACATGGCCAGGGGTGGATAGGGGTCTccgaggctgaaacaggaggccCAAGTTCTCTGCTTTGGATTAGCTAGTTACTTGATTTCAGGAGCTGCCAACAGGGCTCTGGGCCTCTAGGGGGAAGGCATGGGCTGGCCCCAGCTTCCATGCGGACCCAGCAGGAAGAACTCAGCCCGAGTGGCATTACCATGGCACCACCATGGCACTACTTGGCCCTTCTTTGCATCCTCCCCAACACTGGATCTTTCAGAATTGTTGCTCCAAGCATGGGTGCCAGGGGCCCACCAGTCAGGAATCCCCAGTGCTCTCCAGGCAGGCCCAGACACCTCTCTGCTCTTGGACGATGACAGTATTACACTGTCATTTCTTTGCAAACTGCAGCCCCAGCAAGCTATGTCACTTTTATTGGGCAGGGTAGCTAAATGCCTTCACAAATCATGTGATGGATGGGTGGGATGCTGAGTTCCCCCGACCCCCAACCCTGGGAGTGCAGATGTGCGTGTTCAGACATGCGCACCGGCTAATTCCAGTGACACAGAACCTGTAAAACCCATGCATCCTGTGGGATTGCCCCTGGGCTTTACAGCCTCTCCCCAGCCCTGCTTTTGGGAGCCACCTTGCCCCGGCCCCAGGTTTCAGGGGCCCAGACAGCTCTGACTTGGACAGTCTCTGTGGCTGAGGAAGTATTGGGGGCCCTCCCAAGCTTGCCTCTGGAGATTGGATGCCTGgatccttcctgcctcctccacatCCCAGCTGTGCTCCCAAGCACTCACTTCCCAGTGGTGTTGGTGCTGTCCTGATATCCTGACCCTGAGGTTCCAGCCTCATCCCTCAGCAGAATACTCCCCCTGCAAAAGCTGGCGTGTGAGACCCCGGCTATCCACCACCAAGAGGGGCTGTGGTCTTTCGGGGCCTCATCCCCACCTCTGCACCCTGGAGTTCTTCCCATTTCCCTTTTTTCCTGCTTGCAACCATGCCCCTAGATGGACATAGGGTTGGGTGAGTTTGTGAAAGAGTGAGGGGGAGTCCAGGAGCAAGGAGGGTAAATATGGTGGCCCCGCAGGAATTGTGAGATGCAGCCCCCTGAGGCGTTTCCAGTCTCACTGTACCCCCAACGCAGTCTAGTGGTGTCGCCGAAAACTGACATTCTCCAATTCTACTTTTAAAACCAGAGTTAGGGGCTGCATGTGGCCTGCTGGGCTCTAAGGGCATCCCCCAGTGGTGCCAGCAGCACCTGCCCCTCACCTCCACCTCTTAGTCTCGCCTGAGgcctgtctgtgtgtctgtctcaggGACCATCTGGTCTCCTCCTCTGCTGTGGCTGGCATGGCCTCAGTATCCGAGGGCTTGTCCTGGGAGGGTGTCAAGGGTCCAGTTCTCACCGGTTGTAGGACCTCTGGGGGATGACAGGAGGATGC
Encoded here:
- the KCNC1 gene encoding voltage-gated potassium channel KCNC1: MGQGDESERIVINVGGTRHQTYRSTLRTLPGTRLAWLAEPDAHSHFDYDPRADEFFFDRHPGVFAHILNYYRTGKLHCPADVCGPLYEEELAFWGIDETDVEPCCWMTYRQHRDAEEALDSFGGAPLDNSADDADADGPGDSGDGEDELEMTKRLALSDSPDGRPGGFWRRWQPRIWALFEDPYSSRYARYVAFASLFFILVSITTFCLETHERFNPIVNKTEIENVRNGTQVRYYREAETEAFLTYIEGVCVVWFTFEFLMRVVFCPNKVEFIKNSLNIIDFVAILPFYLEVGLSGLSSKAAKDVLGFLRVVRFVRILRIFKLTRHFVGLRVLGHTLRASTNEFLLLIIFLALGVLIFATMIYYAERIGAQPNDPSASEHTHFKNIPIGFWWAVVTMTTLGYGDMYPQTWSGMLVGALCALAGVLTIAMPVPVIVNNFGMYYSLAMAKQKLPKKKKKHIPRPPQLGSPNYCKSVVNSPHHSTQSDTCPLAQEEILEINRADSKLNGEVAKAALANEDCPHIDQALTPDEGLPFTRSGTRERYGPCFLLSTGEYACPPGGGMRKDLCKESPVIAKYMPTEAVRVT